CTTGAGTAATTAGTTTTGAAGTTGCACTGAGGGCAGCTTTGTAGTTCTCTTTGTACGGTTCCAGATCAGTCTGGCTCACTTTTAGTTCCGATACTTTCTCTTTTCCAGCAGACGTCAGCATCTTTTGAAATTTTCTCACTCCTTTTCTCTGCAACAGTGTTATTGCTATACCTTCTCTGCCAGCTCTTGCAGTGCGTCCCACCCTGTGGATGTACGTCTTAACAAACGTGGGAGGGTCATAAGAAATAACATAGTCTACATTCGCAACATCAATCCCCCGGGCCATGGCATCAGAGCAAACCAAAATATCTATCTTACCACTTGAAAACtgtcttaaacatttttttcttttgactaAATGTAGACTGGAAGAAAATTCTTGGACTGTTACACCACCTAGACTTTTCAGCAACGTACAAAGGCGATGAGTGCTTTCCACTGAACCAGTAAAACAgagaacatttttgaaacctttGTCTTTTAAGAAATACCAAACAACAAGAGGTTTCATTGATAACTCACAAATGGTATAATGTTCCTTAAGTTCTTCTGGTGTGGTATATTTACCAATAAATTTTCCTGTTTTCTCAGACTGGTTTGTAGAGACATCCAGTCCAAGTGTTCTTGTGATTGATGTGAAGAGTTTTGGCTGAAATAGAGTTAGCTGTTGAAGTTTTTCAGGATCTTGAGACAATGTTGCCGAGTAAAGAAGCTTTTGCAGTGGTTCCAAAATATGAGAAAATGTGCAGGCTGTAAGAGGAAAAGATGACAAAGATCTCTTGCTGTTCTTGATTGTGCAGGGACAGTTCCTACTTGTCGTGGAATCCTTAAAAACAGCTTTCTCGACAGCAGCAAGCCAGCCATGAGTAATTTCTTCCATCATACGATCGGCTTCATCAATAATCAGATAGCGAAGACTCTCCAGGGAGAAACCAGGAGTTCTCTGGACATGATCAACAATTCTTCCTGGTGTTGCCACCACAATATCTACTAAACTCATAACATTTCGTACGCCCTGCTTGACTAATGTATTTTGTTCCTCAGTAAATGTTTTCTGTCCCACAGCGAGTCCAACTCGTAGAGATGTTCCTTTGCAATAGGAGTAAAAGACATTGTACACTTGAACGGCAAGGTCACGAACAGGCAAGACTGCCAGAGCCCGCACACGACAAACAACTCGACTTTTCAAAGCTTGAATAATTGGAAGAACAAAAGCAAGGGTTTTTCCACTACCAGTAGGAGCAGATACACAAATATCCTGGGGCCGATAACAGTCCTGTTGGATCGAGTTTCTCAACAACCACGGTATCACCACTTTCTGCACTGGGAAGAAGTGATGTATGCCAGAAAGTTTTAGGTTTTGTTTCAGGAGAGAATCAAGACCAGAAAAGCTATCAACTGTTGTTTCGGTATCTTTTAGATCAACAGTAACAACAGTTGGATTAGCCAGCCAATCAGGTAAAACACGTTGAACTTTTTCTTTCCGTTTCCTCTCAACCTCACCTAGAACGGGGAATGCTTCTGAAGGATTACTCTCATCTTTGATATTAGTCACCTCATTATTTGATTCATCAAGTATGACTGTTGATTCGTCTTGCTGAGGTTCAAAacctttttcatttttctgtttctcgtTAGTAATTTTCCGTTTTTTGGGGGTGAAGTATTCGTGTTTATTAATAGGAGATCTTTGGTGTTCATCACAAGTAATTAGATTTTTGGAAGATATTCTTTCTGGTTTACTTTCTTCAATAAAACTTTCTGAAATACGTTTTTCTGACACCTCCTCACCTATACTATTATCCTGcctctttcttttcctttttacCTTATCTTTTGCATCATTTGATTTTAAAGCATCTTTTGGCATTTCAAGGAAACCTTTTTGCTCATCttttggttcggtttgttttacTTCTGATGAAATATCCAACTCTTGTTCTGTTGAGTTTTGACACGTACTTGAAGATTCTTCGTAATGTTTCTTACGTAATTTGGCTTCAGTCAGAAGTTGAATTAGCAACTGGTCTCTCTTTTCATTAAACTCAGTCGTTCGTTCAGTATCTTCCCCATATCTAAAACACACGACatacagaaattattttaatgtatttaacgGCAAATAAAACGTTATTACACGTAAAAAAAACGTTTCATAGTCAGTTAATGTAACTACGTTATTTCACATGCATTCTTCAATACTTGCTATTCTAAAACCTTTCTGTACGTATGTTGAGAGTAACAAGTACACAGAAATACAAACACTATACTTATAATCTAATAAATAATTGGCTGCATGATACCAAATGTTACTTAAGTTATCTATTTGGTGTTCTCCAAAGATCTGttgattaataaaagtaaatggAACGTATGTTTCAATTTAGAAACTAGATACGAAATATTTCCACTTGTTGAACTGGAAGCCACACGATTAGACAGTTGAGATAAAAAAATTGTACAATGAGAGTTGGGTTGCCATCAAGAAGAATAATGATGCATtaaatattggaaaataattttcgATACACTGACTGGGTTGTAGCCAAATTATGTGAGAAAGATTACCAATGTGATTCATCCTGGTTTTCTTTACCAAACTGTCAGAAATCCAACCAGAAGGAATGCCATTTTAGATTTACTGCTAACCCTAATAAAGATACGATGGAGAGAGAGTAAAGGTTTTGATTTACTGCTAACCCTAATAAAGATACGATGGAGAGAGTTCAAGTAAAGGTTTAGATTTACTGCTAACCCTAATAAAGATACGATGGAGAGAGTTCAAGTAAAGGTTTAGATTTACTGCTAACCCTAATAAAGATACGATGGAGAGAGTTCAAGTAAAGGTTTAGATTTACTGCTAACCCTAATAAAGATACGATGGAGAGAGTTCAAGTAAAGGTTTAGATTTACTGCTAACCCTAATAAAGATACGATGGAGAGAGTTCAAGTAAAGGTTTAGATTTACTGCTAACCCTAATAAAGATACGATGGAGAGAGTTCAAGTAAAGGTTTAGATTTACTGCTAACCCTAATAAAGATAACGATGGAGAGAGTTCAAGTAAAGGTTTAGATTTACTGCTAACCCTAATAAAGATACGATGGAGAGAGTTCAAGTAAAGGTTTAGATTTACTGCTAACCCTAATAAAGATACGATGGAGAGAGTTCAAGTAAAGGTTTAGATTTACTGCTAACCCTAATAAAGATATGATGGAGAGAGTTCAAGTAAAGGAACAGTGGAAGAATGATAACTGCATAATTATGTTAAGGTTTGCCTGAaacatcaaacaaacacaatgaaAATTTGGTTTGTAGTTTTCAAAATTCCGAatgtaaacattcaaaaataaaaatttgaattctCTACTGCACAACTGACGTGATGCATTGTGTTTCTCACAATAAACTACAATCCAAAATTAAAAGTGTTCATGTACTTTTCAGAGCTAATTGTAAACGGTTTCTCTGACATCTTGGACT
This genomic window from Tachypleus tridentatus isolate NWPU-2018 chromosome 10, ASM421037v1, whole genome shotgun sequence contains:
- the Dbp73D gene encoding putative ATP-dependent RNA helicase Dbp73D codes for the protein MDQLFVINRYGEDTERTTEFNEKRDQLLIQLLTEAKLRKKHYEESSSTCQNSTEQELDISSEVKQTEPKDEQKGFLEMPKDALKSNDAKDKVKRKRKRQDNSIGEEVSEKRISESFIEESKPERISSKNLITCDEHQRSPINKHEYFTPKKRKITNEKQKNEKGFEPQQDESTVILDESNNEVTNIKDESNPSEAFPVLGEVERKRKEKVQRVLPDWLANPTVVTVDLKDTETTVDSFSGLDSLLKQNLKLSGIHHFFPVQKVVIPWLLRNSIQQDCYRPQDICVSAPTGSGKTLAFVLPIIQALKSRVVCRVRALAVLPVRDLAVQVYNVFYSYCKGTSLRVGLAVGQKTFTEEQNTLVKQGVRNVMSLVDIVVATPGRIVDHVQRTPGFSLESLRYLIIDEADRMMEEITHGWLAAVEKAVFKDSTTSRNCPCTIKNSKRSLSSFPLTACTFSHILEPLQKLLYSATLSQDPEKLQQLTLFQPKLFTSITRTLGLDVSTNQSEKTGKFIGKYTTPEELKEHYTICELSMKPLVVWYFLKDKGFKNVLCFTGSVESTHRLCTLLKSLGGVTVQEFSSSLHLVKRKKCLRQFSSGKIDILVCSDAMARGIDVANVDYVISYDPPTFVKTYIHRVGRTARAGREGIAITLLQRKGVRKFQKMLTSAGKEKVSELKVSQTDLEPYKENYKAALSATSKLITQETQEKQALRNPCQKKKLKLKRVSNFKMNGQQIKH